The proteins below are encoded in one region of Effusibacillus dendaii:
- the rpsG gene encoding 30S ribosomal protein S7 translates to MPRKGPVARREVMADPVYNSQMVSRLINKVMVDGKKGVAERIVYNALDAVREKSGKDPIEVFETAMKNIMPVLEVKARRVGGANYQVPVEVRPERKTTLGIRWLVTYARKRNEKMMEEKLANEILDAANNSGAAVKKREDTHKMAEANKAFAHYRW, encoded by the coding sequence ATGCCGCGTAAAGGTCCGGTGGCACGCCGTGAAGTCATGGCAGATCCGGTTTATAACAGTCAGATGGTTTCCCGTTTGATCAACAAGGTGATGGTCGATGGGAAGAAAGGGGTTGCTGAGCGTATCGTGTATAACGCGCTTGACGCAGTACGCGAAAAGTCCGGTAAAGACCCAATTGAAGTTTTTGAAACAGCAATGAAAAACATCATGCCTGTGCTGGAAGTGAAAGCTCGCCGTGTGGGTGGTGCCAACTATCAAGTTCCGGTTGAAGTTCGTCCGGAACGCAAAACGACGCTTGGCATTCGTTGGCTGGTTACGTATGCGCGTAAACGCAACGAAAAAATGATGGAAGAAAAGCTTGCGAACGAAATTCTTGATGCAGCGAACAACTCGGGCGCTGCTGTCAAGAAGCGTGAAGATACGCATAAGATGGCGGAAGCAAACAAAGCGTTTGCTCATTACCGTTGGTAA
- the rpsL gene encoding 30S ribosomal protein S12 yields the protein MPTINQLVRKSRQAIEKKSTAPALQKGYNSFEKEQTDQPSPQKRGVCTRVGTMTPKKPNSALRKYARVRLTNGIEVTAYIPGIGHNLQEHSVVLVRGGRVKDLPGVRYHIVRGALDTSGVKDRMQGRSKYGAKRPKAKS from the coding sequence ATGCCGACAATTAACCAGTTGGTACGGAAAAGCCGTCAAGCGATTGAAAAGAAATCAACAGCCCCGGCTCTCCAAAAAGGTTACAACAGCTTTGAAAAGGAGCAAACGGATCAACCGTCTCCGCAAAAACGCGGGGTTTGTACTCGTGTAGGGACGATGACTCCGAAAAAACCGAACTCTGCACTGCGTAAATATGCACGTGTGCGTTTGACAAACGGAATTGAAGTAACTGCCTACATTCCGGGTATTGGTCATAATCTCCAGGAGCACTCGGTTGTTCTGGTGCGTGGTGGTCGTGTGAAAGACCTTCCGGGGGTTCGTTATCATATTGTGCGTGGTGCGCTTGATACATCCGGTGTAAAAGATCGCATGCAAGGTCGCTCCAAATACGGCGCAAAGCGTCCTAAAGCAAAATCCTGA
- a CDS encoding ribosomal L7Ae/L30e/S12e/Gadd45 family protein, translated as MLYERIRSANHVAIGTNQTTKALEQSAAKEVFVAKDADKKIVDRVLRLCELKQTPFVWVDSMKQLGKLCGIEVGAAVAAILKD; from the coding sequence ATGTTGTATGAGCGCATTCGTAGTGCCAATCACGTTGCAATTGGTACGAATCAGACAACAAAAGCCTTGGAACAATCTGCTGCAAAAGAAGTTTTTGTTGCTAAAGATGCAGACAAAAAGATCGTAGATCGGGTTCTGCGTCTGTGTGAATTAAAGCAAACGCCTTTTGTTTGGGTGGACTCGATGAAGCAGTTAGGGAAGCTCTGTGGAATCGAAGTAGGTGCTGCTGTAGCAGCGATTTTAAAAGACTGA
- the rpoC gene encoding DNA-directed RNA polymerase subunit beta' gives MLDVNNFEYMKIGLASPEKIRSWSHGEVKKPETINYRTLKPEKEGLFCEKIFGPTRDWECHCGKYKRVRYKGVVCDRCGVEVTRAKVRRERMGHIELAAPVSHIWFFKGIPSRMGLILDMSPRSLEEVIYFASYVVTDPGDTPLEKKQLLSEKEYRANREKYGYAFQAGMGAEAIKKLLLDIDLDKEVEVLKEELKTVQGQRRNRAIKRLEVLEAFRISGNCPEWMILDVLPVIPPELRPMVQLDGGRFATSDLNDLYRRVINRNNRLKRLLDLGAPDIIVQNEKRMLQEAVDALIDNGRRGRPVTGPGNRPLKSLSHMLKGKQGRFRQNLLGKRVDYSGRSVIVVGPHLRMYQCGLPKEMALELFKPFVMKELVAKGLAHNIKSAKRKVERVSPEVWDVLEEVIREHPVLLNRAPTLHRLGIQAFEPILVEGRAIKLHPLVCTAYNADFDGDQMAVHVPLSAEAQAEARLLMLAAHNILNPKDGKPVVTPTQDMVLGSYYLTIDRPGLEGEGRIFSNPHEAILAYQSGEMALHTRVCIPVKALGKTSFTEEQQKGLLITTIGKIIFNEIFPPDFPYINVGDKKNLLKGVPEEFFILEKGVNVKERIAAIPVQSAVVKGFLGTMISEVFNLYGTTQTAEILDKIKALGFSYSTKAGITISVADITVPAAKHEILADAEKKVQTVTQQYRRGLITDDERYDRVISIWSQSKDQITDVLMKSLDRYNPIYMMANSGARGNVSQITQLAGMRGLMANPSGRIIELPIKSNFREGLTVSEYFISTHGARKGLADTALRTADSGYLTRRLVDVAQDVIVRQVDCGTDKGVIVSEIRDGKEVIEDLFDRINGRTAFETIRHPETGEVIVARNELISDFAARRIVDAGITKVRIRSVLACRTKHGVCIKCYGRNLATGKMVEIGEAVGIIAAQSIGEPGTQLTMRTFHTGGVAGDDITQGLPRIQELFEARNPKGQAIITEIDGEVTDIREVKDKREIVITSEAEEKVYAVPYGSRIRVNAGDKVETGDELTEGSVDPKEMLKVKGMRGVQNYLLREVQRVYRLQGVDINDKHIEVMVRQMLRKIRVIDNGDTDLLPGTYVDIHEFEEANLEALLQDKNPAIGRPALLGITKASLETDSFLSAASFQETTRVLTEAAIKGKVDRLLGLKENVIIGKLIPAGTGMSRYRSIRLEGEEDVEEQLEEPGDQTEPVREVETVVE, from the coding sequence TTGTTGGACGTCAATAATTTTGAGTACATGAAAATCGGATTGGCATCTCCTGAAAAAATTCGTTCATGGTCACACGGTGAAGTGAAAAAACCGGAGACGATCAATTACCGGACGTTAAAACCGGAAAAAGAAGGGCTTTTCTGCGAGAAAATTTTTGGCCCTACCCGGGATTGGGAATGTCATTGCGGAAAGTACAAACGGGTTCGCTACAAAGGGGTTGTCTGTGATCGTTGCGGTGTCGAAGTGACACGGGCAAAAGTTCGCCGTGAACGGATGGGGCATATTGAACTCGCGGCTCCGGTTTCCCATATCTGGTTTTTTAAAGGGATTCCCAGCCGGATGGGATTGATTTTGGATATGTCGCCTCGGTCGCTGGAGGAAGTAATTTATTTTGCGTCCTATGTCGTAACCGACCCGGGTGACACGCCGCTGGAAAAGAAACAGCTGTTATCTGAAAAAGAGTATCGGGCCAATCGTGAAAAATACGGCTATGCCTTCCAAGCGGGAATGGGAGCGGAAGCGATTAAAAAATTGCTTCTCGATATTGACTTGGATAAAGAAGTAGAGGTTCTTAAGGAAGAATTGAAAACGGTGCAGGGACAAAGACGCAACCGGGCGATTAAACGTCTGGAAGTGTTGGAAGCATTCCGGATTTCCGGCAACTGCCCTGAATGGATGATTTTGGACGTATTGCCTGTAATTCCGCCTGAACTCCGTCCAATGGTCCAATTAGACGGCGGTCGTTTTGCAACGTCCGATCTGAACGATCTGTATCGCCGGGTAATTAACCGGAACAACCGTTTGAAACGTTTGCTGGATCTGGGCGCTCCGGATATTATCGTGCAAAATGAAAAACGTATGCTTCAGGAAGCGGTTGATGCGTTAATAGACAACGGTCGTCGCGGCCGTCCTGTTACAGGCCCGGGCAACCGGCCGCTCAAATCCCTGTCGCACATGCTGAAAGGCAAGCAAGGCCGCTTTCGTCAAAACCTGCTTGGAAAACGGGTGGATTACTCGGGTCGTTCTGTGATCGTGGTAGGTCCGCACCTGAGAATGTACCAGTGCGGTCTTCCGAAGGAAATGGCTCTCGAACTGTTCAAGCCGTTTGTTATGAAAGAGCTCGTGGCGAAAGGTCTTGCGCACAATATCAAATCCGCAAAACGTAAAGTGGAACGAGTTTCGCCGGAAGTATGGGATGTTTTGGAGGAAGTGATTCGAGAGCATCCTGTACTGTTGAACAGGGCTCCTACATTGCATCGTTTGGGGATTCAGGCATTTGAACCGATATTGGTCGAAGGCCGGGCCATCAAGCTGCATCCGCTGGTATGTACCGCTTACAATGCTGATTTTGACGGTGACCAAATGGCGGTACACGTACCGTTATCGGCCGAAGCACAAGCGGAAGCCCGGTTGTTGATGCTGGCCGCACACAATATTCTGAATCCGAAAGACGGAAAGCCGGTGGTGACACCGACCCAGGATATGGTGCTCGGTTCTTACTATTTGACGATCGATCGCCCCGGTTTGGAAGGGGAAGGGCGTATTTTCTCCAATCCTCATGAAGCGATTTTGGCTTATCAGTCTGGGGAAATGGCATTGCACACGCGTGTTTGCATTCCGGTAAAAGCGCTCGGTAAAACATCTTTTACAGAGGAACAACAAAAGGGCCTCTTGATTACGACGATCGGGAAAATCATTTTTAACGAAATCTTCCCGCCTGATTTCCCGTACATCAACGTGGGAGATAAAAAGAACTTGCTGAAGGGTGTTCCGGAAGAATTCTTCATTCTGGAAAAGGGTGTCAATGTGAAGGAGCGGATTGCGGCGATTCCGGTGCAATCGGCCGTGGTGAAAGGTTTCTTGGGCACCATGATTTCGGAAGTTTTCAACTTGTACGGGACCACACAAACAGCTGAAATTCTTGATAAAATAAAAGCTTTGGGCTTCTCTTACTCAACCAAAGCAGGGATCACCATTTCCGTTGCTGATATCACCGTGCCGGCTGCCAAGCATGAAATACTGGCTGATGCGGAAAAGAAAGTACAAACCGTCACACAGCAGTACAGACGGGGTTTGATCACGGACGACGAGCGTTATGACCGGGTGATTTCAATCTGGAGTCAATCGAAAGACCAGATTACGGATGTTTTGATGAAATCTTTGGATCGGTATAATCCAATTTATATGATGGCGAACTCCGGAGCGCGCGGTAACGTTTCGCAGATTACGCAGTTGGCGGGTATGCGTGGACTGATGGCCAATCCGTCGGGTCGAATCATTGAATTGCCGATTAAATCGAACTTCCGTGAAGGATTGACCGTTTCGGAATACTTTATTTCAACGCACGGCGCCCGGAAAGGTTTAGCCGATACCGCTTTGCGGACTGCGGATTCCGGATATTTGACGCGGCGCTTGGTTGATGTGGCACAGGACGTGATTGTTCGGCAGGTCGATTGCGGCACCGATAAAGGGGTTATAGTTAGTGAAATCCGTGACGGGAAAGAGGTCATTGAGGATCTATTTGATCGGATCAATGGACGAACCGCGTTTGAAACGATCAGACATCCTGAAACCGGTGAAGTGATCGTCGCGCGCAATGAGCTGATATCAGATTTTGCTGCGCGTCGTATTGTGGATGCGGGGATTACTAAGGTACGGATTCGGTCTGTATTAGCTTGCCGGACGAAACACGGTGTTTGCATCAAATGTTACGGACGCAACTTGGCGACCGGCAAAATGGTAGAGATCGGGGAAGCGGTAGGGATTATCGCGGCTCAATCGATCGGGGAACCAGGTACTCAGTTGACGATGCGTACGTTCCATACCGGCGGTGTTGCTGGTGATGACATTACGCAAGGTTTGCCTCGGATTCAGGAGTTGTTCGAAGCGCGTAACCCGAAAGGTCAAGCGATTATCACCGAAATAGATGGGGAAGTAACAGATATTCGCGAAGTTAAAGACAAACGGGAAATCGTCATAACGAGCGAAGCGGAAGAGAAAGTGTATGCAGTGCCCTATGGTTCCCGTATTCGAGTAAACGCAGGGGATAAAGTCGAAACAGGCGATGAGTTGACAGAAGGCTCTGTTGACCCGAAAGAGATGCTGAAGGTAAAAGGGATGCGCGGTGTGCAGAATTACTTGTTGCGAGAAGTGCAACGGGTATATCGTTTGCAGGGTGTGGATATCAACGATAAGCATATTGAAGTGATGGTTCGCCAAATGCTTCGTAAAATCCGCGTTATCGATAACGGGGATACCGATTTGCTGCCGGGAACCTATGTGGATATTCATGAGTTTGAAGAAGCCAATCTGGAAGCGCTGCTTCAGGATAAAAATCCGGCAATCGGTCGACCGGCTCTGCTAGGTATTACGAAAGCGTCTCTGGAAACCGATTCCTTCCTGTCGGCTGCATCTTTCCAGGAAACGACTAGGGTGTTGACAGAAGCGGCCATTAAAGGAAAGGTAGACCGTCTCCTTGGCTTGAAAGAGAACGTGATTATCGGAAAACTGATTCCGGCAGGCACAGGTATGTCCCGTTACCGAAGCATCCGTTTAGAAGGTGAAGAGGACGTAGAGGAACAGTTGGAAGAACCGGGTGATCAGACGGAACCGGTTCGCGAAGTCGAAACGGTTGTGGAATAA
- the rpoB gene encoding DNA-directed RNA polymerase subunit beta, whose product MQGQLVQYGRRQRRTYARIKEVMELPNLIEIQQKSYEWFLDEGLKEMFQEISPIQDFTGNLVLEFIDYSLGEPKYDVEESKERDVTYAAPLRVKVRLINRETGEVKEQEVFMGDFPLMTETGTFIINGAERVIVSQLVRSPSVYFNTKTDKNGKKTFTATVIPNRGAWLELETDAKEIVYVRIDRTRKIPVTVLLRALGFSTDAEIIDLLGESEFLRNTLDKDNTDSSEKALLEIYERLRPGEPPTLDNARGLLISRFFDPKRYDLANVGRYKINKKLHIKNRLLNQRLAETLVDPNTGEVLAEAGQVIDRRLLDRILPIVEASVNIVDYKSTSGVVSEEQITVQEIKIYSPFEEGKVIKVIGNAGVDKSVKHITAADIISSISYFMNLLHGVGSTDDIDHLGNRRLRSVGELLQNQFRIGLSRMERVVRERMSIQDANAITPQALINIRPVIAAIKEFFGSSQLSQFMDQTNPLAELTHKRRLSALGPGGLTRERAGFEVRDVHHSHYGRMCPIETPEGPNIGLINSLSTYARINEFGFIETPYRKVDPETGRVTEEIHYLTADEEDNYVIAQANVQLDDQGNFLESSVIVRYKEETLILPPDRVDYVDVSPKQVVSVATALIPFLENDDANRALMGSNMQRQAVPLLIPNAPFVGTGLEHKSAKDSGAAVVSKHDGIVERVDAGEIWIREQSTVDNKTVKGNLHRYKLLKFSRSNQGTCINQRPIVSVGETVKKGEIIADGPATDKGEMAIGKNVVVAFMTWEGYNYEDAILLSEKLVKEDVYTSIHIEEYEAEARDTKLGPEEITRDIPNVGEDALKNLDDRGIIRIGAEVNAGDILVGKVTPKGVTELTAEERLLHAIFGEKAREVRDTSVRVPNGGAGIIVDVKVFTRENGDELPPGVNQLVRVYIAQKRKISEGDKMAGRHGNKGVVARIMPEEDMPFLEDGTPVQVILNPLGVPSRMNIGQVLEVHLGMAARALGIHVATPVFDGAREEDVFDTLEEAGLPRDGKHVLYDGRTGEPFENRVTVGVMYMLKLHHLVDDKIHARSTGPYSLVTQQPLGGKAQFGGQRFGEMEVWALEAYGAAYTLQEILTVKSDDVIGRVKTYESIVKGENVPEPGVPESFKVLIKELQSLGMDVKILSGDEQEIVMREIEDEDDSGERLNLNLEAREVNED is encoded by the coding sequence TTGCAGGGACAACTTGTTCAGTATGGTCGACGTCAACGTCGCACATACGCTCGGATCAAAGAAGTGATGGAGCTGCCGAATTTAATTGAGATTCAACAGAAGTCGTATGAATGGTTTCTGGACGAGGGATTGAAAGAAATGTTCCAGGAAATATCCCCTATCCAAGACTTTACCGGCAACTTGGTGCTGGAGTTTATCGACTACAGTCTGGGTGAGCCGAAATACGACGTGGAGGAATCGAAAGAGCGGGATGTTACATACGCAGCTCCCTTGCGCGTTAAGGTTCGATTGATCAACCGGGAAACGGGAGAGGTCAAGGAGCAGGAAGTCTTTATGGGGGATTTCCCGTTGATGACTGAAACGGGAACGTTTATCATAAACGGTGCGGAGCGGGTAATTGTCAGCCAGTTGGTTCGTTCGCCAAGTGTGTACTTTAATACGAAAACTGACAAGAACGGCAAAAAAACGTTTACCGCAACCGTGATTCCAAACCGCGGGGCATGGCTGGAACTGGAGACAGATGCGAAAGAGATCGTTTATGTACGGATTGACCGCACAAGAAAGATTCCGGTGACGGTTCTTTTGCGCGCATTGGGATTTTCAACTGATGCTGAAATTATTGACCTGCTGGGTGAAAGTGAGTTTTTACGCAATACGCTTGATAAAGACAATACGGATTCGTCCGAAAAGGCGCTGTTGGAGATATATGAACGGTTGCGCCCGGGTGAACCCCCGACGTTGGATAACGCACGCGGTTTGCTGATTTCACGTTTCTTTGATCCGAAGCGGTATGATCTGGCAAACGTTGGCCGATACAAAATCAACAAGAAGTTGCATATCAAGAATCGCCTGTTAAATCAGCGGTTGGCAGAGACGTTGGTCGACCCAAATACGGGAGAGGTACTGGCAGAAGCAGGGCAGGTGATAGATCGCCGTTTGCTCGACCGGATTTTGCCGATTGTGGAAGCGTCGGTGAACATCGTTGACTATAAGTCTACGTCCGGTGTTGTTTCGGAGGAACAAATCACTGTGCAGGAAATCAAAATCTATTCTCCCTTTGAAGAAGGAAAAGTAATCAAGGTAATCGGCAATGCGGGCGTTGATAAAAGCGTCAAACATATTACGGCAGCCGATATTATTTCCTCCATCTCTTACTTTATGAATTTGCTGCATGGGGTCGGTTCGACAGACGATATTGACCATCTGGGAAATCGCCGTCTTCGTTCTGTAGGCGAACTGTTGCAAAACCAATTCCGGATCGGGTTGTCCCGGATGGAGCGGGTTGTTCGGGAACGGATGTCAATTCAGGATGCGAATGCGATTACACCTCAGGCGCTGATTAATATACGCCCGGTGATTGCAGCGATTAAGGAATTTTTTGGATCCAGCCAATTGTCCCAGTTTATGGATCAAACCAACCCGCTGGCTGAATTGACACATAAACGGCGTCTGTCGGCTCTTGGTCCAGGCGGATTGACTCGTGAACGGGCCGGTTTTGAAGTGCGTGACGTTCACCATTCCCATTACGGCCGGATGTGTCCAATCGAGACGCCGGAAGGTCCGAACATCGGTTTGATTAACTCGTTGTCCACCTACGCGCGAATCAACGAATTTGGATTCATTGAAACGCCTTACAGAAAAGTGGACCCGGAAACAGGTCGCGTAACAGAAGAAATTCATTATTTGACAGCTGACGAAGAGGACAATTATGTAATTGCACAAGCAAACGTGCAGTTGGATGACCAGGGCAATTTTTTAGAAAGCTCGGTGATTGTCCGTTATAAAGAGGAGACTCTTATCTTACCGCCGGATCGCGTTGATTATGTGGACGTTTCGCCAAAACAGGTAGTTTCTGTGGCGACTGCGCTGATTCCGTTTTTGGAAAACGACGATGCTAACCGTGCGTTGATGGGATCCAACATGCAGCGCCAGGCTGTTCCGCTGTTAATTCCTAATGCGCCGTTTGTAGGTACCGGTTTGGAACACAAATCGGCAAAAGATTCCGGTGCCGCAGTGGTCAGTAAACACGATGGTATTGTGGAACGGGTCGATGCCGGTGAAATCTGGATTCGTGAACAATCGACGGTGGATAACAAAACGGTTAAGGGTAATCTGCATCGATATAAGCTGTTAAAGTTTTCTCGCTCAAACCAAGGTACCTGTATTAACCAACGGCCGATTGTATCGGTCGGCGAAACGGTTAAAAAGGGGGAAATCATTGCCGACGGTCCGGCGACGGACAAAGGAGAAATGGCGATCGGGAAAAACGTTGTGGTCGCATTCATGACCTGGGAAGGGTACAACTACGAAGACGCCATACTGCTGTCTGAAAAACTGGTCAAAGAAGACGTTTATACATCGATTCACATTGAAGAGTATGAAGCGGAAGCGCGTGATACGAAGTTGGGGCCGGAAGAAATTACTCGCGACATACCGAACGTCGGAGAAGATGCGCTGAAGAATCTGGATGACCGGGGAATTATCCGGATCGGTGCGGAAGTGAACGCGGGAGATATTCTGGTTGGAAAGGTAACGCCTAAGGGAGTTACTGAACTGACGGCTGAGGAACGTCTGCTGCATGCGATTTTCGGTGAAAAAGCTCGTGAAGTGCGGGATACTTCTGTACGGGTGCCTAACGGTGGCGCCGGCATCATTGTGGACGTGAAAGTGTTTACCCGTGAAAACGGAGATGAATTGCCGCCAGGAGTCAACCAGTTGGTACGGGTGTATATCGCCCAAAAACGGAAAATTTCAGAAGGGGATAAAATGGCGGGACGCCACGGGAACAAGGGTGTCGTTGCACGCATTATGCCGGAAGAAGATATGCCGTTTTTGGAAGATGGAACACCGGTCCAGGTAATTCTGAATCCGCTCGGCGTACCATCACGGATGAATATTGGACAGGTGCTGGAAGTTCACCTGGGTATGGCGGCCAGAGCGCTCGGCATTCATGTGGCGACTCCGGTATTTGACGGGGCAAGAGAAGAAGACGTGTTTGATACGCTGGAAGAAGCAGGTTTGCCGCGGGATGGCAAACATGTACTGTATGACGGTCGTACTGGGGAACCGTTTGAAAATCGGGTAACCGTCGGCGTGATGTATATGTTGAAACTCCACCATCTGGTCGATGACAAGATCCATGCGCGTTCGACAGGTCCTTACTCGCTGGTTACGCAACAGCCGCTTGGCGGTAAAGCCCAATTTGGCGGTCAACGTTTTGGCGAGATGGAAGTCTGGGCGTTGGAAGCGTATGGCGCAGCATATACCTTGCAAGAAATTTTGACTGTCAAGTCGGATGATGTGATCGGCCGCGTAAAGACGTATGAATCGATTGTGAAAGGGGAAAACGTCCCGGAACCGGGCGTTCCCGAGTCCTTTAAGGTGTTGATTAAAGAACTCCAGTCACTCGGTATGGATGTGAAGATTTTGTCGGGAGACGAACAGGAAATCGTTATGCGGGAAATCGAGGATGAAGATGATTCCGGCGAAAGACTGAATCTTAATTTGGAAGCGCGCGAAGTAAACGAAGATTAA
- a CDS encoding class I SAM-dependent methyltransferase yields MADHYFSNRPTAAHDVRMIRQRLRGFELSFWTDAGVFSKGGIDFGSRLLIETMEIPADASVLDVGCGYGPIGIAAAKMAYEGTVLMVDVNERAVRLAQKNVEQNDIGNAEVRVSDLFSQISEKEFDRILTNPPVRAGKAVVHRIFEGAAARLKEGGQLWIVIQKKQGAPSARKKLQELFEDVEEKAKEAGYWIFCCKNTKILT; encoded by the coding sequence ATGGCAGACCATTATTTTTCGAACAGGCCAACGGCGGCTCACGACGTTCGGATGATTCGTCAACGCCTGCGTGGGTTTGAATTGTCATTTTGGACGGATGCGGGTGTCTTCTCAAAAGGCGGCATCGATTTTGGGAGTCGTTTATTAATAGAAACGATGGAGATACCAGCTGACGCATCCGTGCTTGATGTAGGCTGCGGATATGGGCCGATTGGAATTGCGGCAGCCAAAATGGCTTATGAAGGAACCGTTTTGATGGTTGACGTGAATGAAAGAGCGGTCCGGCTGGCACAGAAAAACGTCGAACAGAACGATATTGGCAATGCCGAGGTGCGTGTCAGCGATCTGTTTTCGCAAATCTCAGAAAAGGAGTTTGACCGGATTTTGACAAATCCGCCAGTCCGTGCGGGCAAGGCGGTTGTTCACCGGATTTTTGAGGGAGCCGCCGCGCGTTTAAAAGAAGGGGGCCAATTGTGGATTGTAATTCAGAAGAAACAGGGGGCCCCTTCCGCGCGAAAAAAGTTGCAGGAATTGTTTGAGGATGTAGAAGAAAAAGCGAAAGAGGCAGGATATTGGATTTTTTGCTGTAAAAATACAAAAATATTGACTTGA
- the rplL gene encoding 50S ribosomal protein L7/L12 encodes MSKEQIIEAIKGMSVLELNDLVKAIEEEFGVTAAAPVAMVGGAGAGAGAAVEEQTEFDVILASAGASKINVIKVIREITGLGLKEAKDIADNAPKPIKEKTSKEDAEAIKAKLEEAGATVEVK; translated from the coding sequence ATGTCGAAAGAGCAAATTATCGAAGCGATTAAGGGTATGTCCGTTCTGGAGTTGAACGATCTGGTAAAAGCGATTGAAGAAGAATTTGGTGTAACGGCAGCTGCTCCGGTAGCTATGGTGGGCGGCGCAGGCGCAGGGGCTGGGGCTGCAGTTGAGGAACAAACTGAATTTGACGTAATCCTGGCAAGTGCAGGTGCTTCCAAGATCAACGTTATTAAGGTAATCCGTGAAATTACGGGTCTCGGACTGAAAGAAGCAAAAGACATTGCAGACAACGCTCCGAAACCGATCAAAGAAAAAACTTCGAAAGAAGATGCGGAAGCAATCAAAGCGAAGCTTGAAGAAGCTGGCGCTACAGTTGAAGTTAAGTAA
- the rplJ gene encoding 50S ribosomal protein L10, whose protein sequence is MGVREEKVQLVQEISQKLRDSKSTIVTDYRGLTVAEVTELRKQLRDAGVEYKVLKNTMTRRATAEVGLTELDAHLTGPCAIAFSYDDVVAPAKILNDFAKAHKALEIKGGVLEGRIIGFDEVKALAELPSREGLLSMLLSVLQAPMRNFAYAVKQVAEQKEQA, encoded by the coding sequence ATGGGAGTACGCGAAGAGAAAGTTCAACTCGTGCAGGAAATTTCCCAAAAATTGCGCGACAGCAAAAGCACAATTGTAACCGATTACCGCGGATTGACCGTGGCGGAAGTTACTGAGTTGCGCAAGCAGCTTCGTGATGCGGGCGTTGAATATAAAGTGCTGAAAAACACGATGACCCGTCGCGCAACAGCTGAAGTAGGTCTTACAGAACTTGATGCTCATCTGACTGGCCCATGCGCAATTGCATTTTCATATGACGATGTGGTTGCCCCGGCTAAAATTCTGAATGATTTCGCGAAAGCGCACAAAGCGTTGGAAATTAAAGGCGGTGTATTGGAAGGCCGCATCATCGGATTCGATGAAGTGAAGGCGTTGGCTGAATTGCCGTCGCGCGAAGGACTGTTGTCCATGCTGCTCAGCGTATTGCAAGCACCGATGCGAAATTTTGCTTATGCAGTTAAGCAAGTGGCTGAGCAAAAGGAGCAGGCGTAA
- the rplA gene encoding 50S ribosomal protein L1, whose amino-acid sequence MATKAKKYLEASKLIDREAFYDADEAIALVKKAASAKFDETVEAAIRLGVDVKKADQQLRGAVVLPHGTGKVQRVLVFAKGDKAKEAEAAGADFVGDDDLINRINQGWFDFDVVVATPDMMASVGRLGRVLGPKGLMPNPKTGTVTFDVKKAVEEIKSGKIEYRTDKAGNIHAPIGKVSFDEQKLLENFYTLIDTLQKAKPAAAKGQYIRNVSVSSTMGPGVKVNLAKLAPEAR is encoded by the coding sequence ATGGCTACGAAAGCGAAAAAGTATCTGGAAGCCAGCAAACTGATTGACCGTGAGGCGTTTTATGATGCAGATGAAGCGATCGCCCTGGTCAAAAAAGCGGCTTCCGCAAAATTTGATGAGACGGTAGAAGCGGCGATCCGTCTTGGAGTCGACGTAAAAAAAGCAGACCAGCAGTTGCGCGGTGCAGTTGTACTGCCGCACGGAACGGGTAAAGTTCAGCGCGTACTGGTTTTTGCAAAAGGTGATAAAGCCAAAGAAGCGGAGGCGGCTGGCGCCGACTTTGTTGGAGACGATGATTTGATCAATCGGATCAATCAGGGATGGTTCGATTTCGATGTTGTGGTAGCTACGCCTGATATGATGGCTTCTGTCGGTCGTCTGGGACGCGTTTTGGGTCCGAAAGGTTTAATGCCGAACCCGAAAACGGGCACCGTTACGTTTGATGTCAAAAAAGCGGTAGAAGAAATCAAGTCTGGTAAAATCGAATACCGCACCGACAAAGCGGGCAACATTCATGCGCCGATTGGTAAAGTTTCTTTTGACGAACAGAAACTGCTCGAAAACTTTTATACATTGATAGATACATTGCAAAAAGCGAAACCGGCAGCGGCGAAAGGCCAATACATCCGAAATGTATCCGTCAGCTCCACGATGGGGCCCGGGGTAAAAGTGAACTTGGCGAAACTGGCGCCGGAAGCAAGGTAA